In one Alnus glutinosa chromosome 12, dhAlnGlut1.1, whole genome shotgun sequence genomic region, the following are encoded:
- the LOC133851937 gene encoding subtilisin-like serine-protease S, which translates to MASFSSTRSRISSIILLYLFLCVFYAEISVCYSAKVYVVYMGSKAGEDPDEILSQDHQMLAAVHRGSIEQAQASHVYSYRHGFRGFAAKLTDHQAFQISKMPGVVSVFPNSKRRLHTTHSWDFMGLVGEETMEIPGYSTKNQVNVIVGFIDTGIWPESPSFSDANMPPVPARWKGHCQSGEAFNASSCNRKVIGARYYFSGYEAEEESVSTMSFRSPRDSSGHGSHTASTAAGRYVTNMNYKGLAAGGARGGAPMTRIAVYKTCWDSGCYDVDLLAAFDDAIRDGVHILSLSLGPDAPQGDYFNDAISVGSFHATAHGILVVASVGNGGNQGSATNVAPWMITVAASSTDRDFSSDIVLGDGTNFTGESLSLFEMKASARIISASEAFAGYFTPYQSSYCLDSSLNNTKARGKVLVCRHAESSMESKLEKSVVVKEAGGVGMILVDEADKDVAIPFVIPAAIVGRRTADQILSYVNRTRKPVSRIFPAKTVLGSQPAPRVAGFSSKGPNALTPEILKPDITAPGLNILAAWSPAVGKAQFNILSGTSMACPHVTGIATLIKAVYPSWSPSAIKSAIMTSAIILDKNHKPIIVDPEGRRANAFDYGSGFVNPTRVLDPGLVYDAQPRDYVSFLCSIGYDKKSLHLITRDNSTCHGTFRTPSALNYPSITVPNLKDNFSVTRTVTNVGEPKSIYKALISSPIGINVSVVPKLLVFNHFRQKIKFTVNFKVAAPSKGYAFGFLSWRNRKRQVTSPLVVRVAPSNLGLMR; encoded by the exons ATGGCTTCATTCTCTTCCACAAGGAGTAGGATAAGTAGCATCATCCTGCTGTATCtgtttctttgtgttttttatgcGGAAATCAGCGTTTGCTATTCGGCCAAG GTTTATGTGGTTTATATGGGAAGCAAAGCTGGTGAAGATCCAGACGAGATTCTGAGCCAAGACCATCAAATGCTTGCTGCTGTTCATAGAGGAAG CATCGAACAAGCACAGGCGTCTCATGTTTACAGTTATAGACATGGTTTCAGAGGCTTTGCGGCCAAGTTGACCGACCACCAGGCTTTCCAGATTTCTA AGATGCCGGGAGTGGTTTCTGTGTTTCCGAATTCGAAAAGAAGGCTACACACCACTCACTCGTGGGATTTCATGGGTCTTGTGGGCGAGGAAACCATGGAGATTCCGGGGTATTCCACCAAGAACCAAGTTAATGTCATTGTTGGTTTCATTGATACCG GAATTTGGCCTGAATCCCCAAGTTTTAGTGATGCCAACATGCCTCCAGTGCCTGCCAGATGGAAGGGGCATTGCCAATCGGGAGAAGCATTCAATGCTTCATCTTGCAACAG GAAAGTGATTGGAGCTAGATACTATTTTAGTGGTTATGAAGCAGAAGAAGAATCAGTTAGCACAATGTCATTCAGATCTCCGAGGGACAGCTCTGGCCATGGCAGCCACACGGCCTCAACAGCTGCCGGTCGCTATGTGACAAACATGAATTATAAGGGGCTAGCAGCTGGAGGAGCTAGAGGTGGTGCACCAATGACCAGGATTGCAGTATACAAGACGTGTTGGGACTCGGGTTGCTATGATGTTGACTTACTAGCTGCCTTTGATGATGCAATCAGAGATGGAGTTCACATATTGTCTCTGTCTCTGGGTCCTGATGCTCCCCAGGGAGACTATTTCAATGATGCCATTTCTGTGGGGTCATTCCATGCCACCGCCCACGGAATTTTGGTAGTTGCTTCAGTTGGAAATGGAGGCAATCAAGGTTCTGCAACAAATGTAGCGCCGTGGATGATAACTGTTGCTGCTAGTTCAACAGATAGAGATTTCTCTTCTGATATCGTGTTAGGAGATGGTACCAACTTCACG GGTGAAAGTCTTAGTCTCTTTGAAATGAAAGCGTCTGCAAGGATCATTTCTGCATCTGAAGCCTTCGCAGGATATTTTACTCCTTATCAATCCAG TTACTGTTTAGATAGTTCCTTGAATAACACCAAGGCCAGAGGGAAGGTTCTGGTCTGTCGACATGCAGAGAGCTCAATGGAGTCAAAGCTGGAAAAGAGTGTGGTAGTGAAAGAAGCTGGCGGAGTTGGGATGATACTAGTTGACGAAGCAGATAAAGATGTTGCCATCCCCTTTGTGATCCCTGCAGCTATTGTTGGAAGAAGGACAGCTGATCAGATTCTTTCTTATGTTAATCGAACACG GAAACCAGTATCTAGGATTTTTCCTGCAAAGACTGTATTGGGGTCTCAACCTGCACCTCGTGTTGCAGGATTTTCTTCAAAAGGTCCCAATGCATTGACCCCTGAAATCTTGAAG CCCGATATCACAGCTCCTGGATTGAACATCCTTGCAGCTTGGTCTCCAGCAGTTGGAAAAGCGCAATTCAACATTCTCTCTGGTACTTCTATGGCTTGCCCACATGTAACAGGAATAGCTACCTTGATCAAAGCTGTTTATCCTTCATGGTCACCATCTGCTATTAAATCTGCAATCATGACAAGTG CTATTATTCTGGATAAGAACCACAAACCAATCATAGTGGATCCTGAAGGAAGAAGGGCTAATGCATTTGATTATGGGTCTGGATTTGTGAACCCTACGAGAGTCCTAGATCCAGGTCTCGTCTATGATGCACAGCCAAGAGATTATGTATCGTTCCTTTGTTCAATTGGTTATGACAAGAAGTCATTGCATCTGATCACAAGAGACAACAGTACGTGTCATGGGACATTCAGAACACCATCTGCCCTGAACTATCCATCTATCACAGTGCCCAATCTCAAGGACAACTTCTCGGTAACACGAACTGTGACAAATGTTGGAGAACCAAAAAGTATTTATAAAGCTTTAATTTCTTCTCCCATTGGAATCAATGTCAGCGTGGTGCCAAAGCTATTAGTCTTTAACCACTTCCGCCAGAAGATCAAGTTCACTGTGAATTTCAAGGTGGCTGCTCCATCAAAGGGCTATGCTTTTGGGTTCTTGTCATGGAGGAACAGAAAAAGACAGGTTACCAGCCCTCTGGTTGTCCGGGTTGCACCTTCCAACTTGGGTTTGATGAGATAA
- the LOC133852201 gene encoding uncharacterized protein LOC133852201 — translation MQDPRMPESEESLNPKLRKKKISTQKASLFLLQGNNVKEVHGVQGPLLLNAGQKTSKRNLKNETSPSSQQPERSNSDSLPDSSKSGSEYRALRRKYLLLEEESFALGGELREIEDEVKTLEEEKLALLDQLVVLEGLLDPSELRS, via the coding sequence ATGCAAGATCCAAGAATGCCAGAGTCTGAGGAAAGTTTAAACCCAAAGTTACggaaaaagaaaatctcaacccaaaaggcttctttgtttcttttgcaaGGGAATAATGTCAAAGAGGTTCATGGGGTACAGGGGCCTTTGTTACTGAATGCTGGGCAGAAGACCTCCAAGAGAAACTTGAAGAATGAAACTTCTCCATCATCCCAGCAACCGGAGAGATCAAACTCTGATTCATTGCCTGATTCTTCTAAATCTGGAAGTGAGTACCGAGCATTGAGGCGGAAGTATTTGCTGCTGGAGGAAGAGAGCTTTGCGTTGGGGGGAGAGCTGAGAGAGATTGAAGATGAGGTAAAAACCCTTGAAGAAGAGAAGCTTGCGCTGTTGGACCAGCTTGTTGTGTTGGAAGGCTTGCTTGATCCTTCAGAGTTGCGGTCCTAA
- the LOC133852726 gene encoding 7-deoxyloganetic acid glucosyltransferase-like — MLSHILTQCPTIYTIGPPHAFLKLKLGSETTTLQSDQPSNSFFKVDISCMTWLDTQPLQSVIYMGFGSIATMTKNERMEFWYGLVNSKKRLLWVIRPVVSKAWKLRMDMKDICDRVIVEKMVNDLMVEKREEFLKSTVEMSRLARESVSEGGSSYSNLDRKSVSEGHQIHSATQLSIAAESTP, encoded by the coding sequence ATGCTCTCCCATATACTCACTCAGTGTCCCACAATCTATACCATTGGACCCCCGCATGCATTCCTGAAACTCAAACTTGGATCCGAAACGACCACGTTGCAGTCTGATCAACCTTCAAACAGCTTCTTCAAAGTGGACATAAGCTGCATGACGTGGCTTGACACTCAGCCATTGCAGTCTGTAATCTACATGGGCTTCGGAAGCATTGCAACAATGACAAAGAACGAGCGGATGGAGTTTTGGTATGGTTTAGTTAATAGCAAAAAGCGGTTATTATGGGTCATACGGCCAGTTGTGAGTAAGGCTTGGAAGCTTAGGATGGACATGAAGGATATCTGTGATAGAGTTATTGTGGAAAAGATGGTGAATGATCTGATGGTAGAGAAGAGGGAGGAGTTTCTGAAATCAACAGTTGAGATGTCTAGGTTGGCAAGAGAAAGTGTGAGCGAAGGTGGGTCCTCTTACAGTAATTTGGACCGTAAAAGTGTGAGCGAAGGTCATCAAATTCACTCTGCCACTCAACTTTCCATAGCTGCTGAGTCAACTCCTTAG
- the LOC133852283 gene encoding probable L-type lectin-domain containing receptor kinase S.5: protein MVPQLRLGTIIVLLWVVALATMSQAQILQTFHREFGPFNSSYYATFAVEPPATISNEALQVTPDSVGNFSLTNRSGRVLFNQSFKLWEDDLSMTSTSTGTKVASFNSSFLINIYRVNGSSALPGEGLAFLIAPDLDLPPGSDGQYLGLTNSTTDGNSTNRLIAIELDTFKEDFDPDDNHVGLDINGVRSNKTVSLSDWGIRLAPVGTKFYMVWVQYNGGNKVLDVFIVEQGQDQKGKPLALTAARPTKPVLTADLDIRGIVNKDSYFGFAASTGSAIQLNCVLKWNLTVELLPGDPADQVNNGRGLKIALGVGVPVFVLLLMGVAGLAYYLHKKWAAATSGPNILGTLQSLLGTPREFSFKDLKKATNNFDDKHKLGQGGFGVVYKGVLLKENLEVAVKKFSRDNLKGEDDFLAELTIINRLRHKHLVRLLGWCQKNGVLLLVYDYMPNGSLDNHLFCVSQNEKTLGWNLRYKIISGVASALHYLHNEYDQKVVHRDLKASNIMLDSNFNARLGDFGLARALDNEKTSYAELGGVQGTMGYIAPECFHTGKATCESDVYGFGAVLLEVVCGQRPWTKIAGFQLLVDWVWWLHREGRILEAVDQRLGNDYVVEEAERLLLLGLACSHPMASERPKTPSVVQIISGAVAVPNVPPFKPAFVWPSSNPCSSSMMANIATGDTDTSSITTSSWNFASDSGPGRTAKYASKESYIRGGYSESSPVLSFS, encoded by the exons ATGGTTCCGCAGCTGAGGCTTGGCACGATCATTGTGCTGCTTTGGGTAGTGGCACTGGCAACGATGTCCCAAGCTCAGATCCTCCAAACATTCCACCGTGAATTCGGTCCATTCAACAGCTCCTACTACGCCACCTTCGCTGTCGAACCGCCGGCGACAATCAGCAATGAGGCCCTTCAAGTGACTCCAGACTCCGTCGGTAACTTCAGCCTTACGAACCGGTCAGGCCGAGTCTTGTTCAATCAATCATTCAAGCTTTGGGAAGATGACCTTTCTATGACTAGTACTAGTACTGGTACAAAGGTGGCTTCCTTCAATTCCTCCTTCCTCATCAACATCTATCGGGTTAACGGCTCGTCTGCGTTACCGGGAGAAGGCCTCGCCTTCCTCATAGCCCCCGACTTGGACCTCCCACCGGGCAGCGACGGTCAATACCTGGGTTTGACCAACTCCACCACCGATGGCAACTCCACCAACCGCCTCATCGCCATCGAGTTGGACACTTTCAAGGAGGATTTCGATCCTGACGACAACCATGTGGGTCTCGACATCAACGGCGTTCGATCTAACAAGACCGTATCCTTGTCCGACTGGGGCATCCGGCTCGCCCCTGTTGGTACCAAGTTTTACATGGTGTGGGTCCAGTACAACGGCGGCAACAAGGTGCTGGACGTGTTCATTGTAGAGCAAGGCCAAGATCAGAAAGGGAAGCCCCTCGCCCTCACCGCCGCCAGGCCCACCAAGCCTGTGCTGACTGCGGATCTTGATATCAGAGGCATTGTGAACAAGGACTCCTACTTCGGGTTCGCCGCCTCCACGGGGAGCGCCATCCAGCTAAACTGTGTGCTCAAGTGGAATCTGACGGTGGAGCTGCTGCCTGGGGATCCAGCGGACCAGGTGAATAATGGCCGCGGGCTTAAGATCGCTTTGGGGGTTGGGGTGCCCGTGTTCGTACTGCTGCTGATGGGGGTGGCCGGTTTGGCCTATTACCTGCACAAGAAGTGGGCTGCAGCTACGTCCGGCCCAAATATATTGGGCACGCTCCAGAGCCTCCTCGGAACGCCCAGGGAGTTCTCGTTCAAGGACCTGAAGAAGGCAACCAACAACTTTGACGACAAGCACAAACTGGGTCAAGGCGGTTTCGGTGTGGTGTATAAAGGTGTGCTACTCAAGGAGAACCTAGAAGTGGCCGTCAAGAAGTTCTCCAGGGACAACCTCAAGGGCGAAGACGATTTCTTGGCTGAGCTTACCATTATTAATCGTCTCCGTCACAAACATCTGGTGCGATTGCTCG GATGGTGCCAGAAGAATGGTGTACTGCTTTTGGTGTACGATTACATGCCCAATGGTAGCTTGGACAATCACCTATTTTGTGTGTCGCAGAACGAGAAGACGCTTGGATGGAACCTGAGATACAAGATCATATCAGGAGTGGCATCTGCGCTGCATTACCTCCATAACGAATACGACCAGAAAGTGGTGCACCGGGACCTCAAGGCCAGCAACATCATGCTTGACTCCAACTTTAACGCTCGGCTGGGTGACTTTGGGCTAGCACGGGCATTGGACAATGAGAAGACCTCTTATGCTGAGCTGGGCGGTGTGCAGGGGACTATGGGCTACATTGCCCCCGAGTGCTTCCATACGGGCAAGGCCACCTGCGAGTCCGATGTCTATGGCTTTGGGGCGGTCTTACTTGAGGTGGTATGTGGTCAGCGTCCGTGGACCAAGATCGCAGGCTTCCAGTTGCTTGTGGATTGGGTTTGGTGGCTGCATCGCGAGGGACGCATACTGGAGGCTGTGGATCAGAGACTAGGAAATGACTACGTGGTTGAGGAAGCCGAGAGGCTTCTGCTTCTTGGACTGGCTTGCTCCCATCCGATGGCCAGTGAGAGGCCCAAAACTCCGTCTGTTGTTCAGATCATATCAGGAGCTGTGGCAGTGCCCAACGTCCCACCATTCAAACCCGCTTTTGTGTGGCCTTCCTCAAACCCATGTAGCAGCAGCATGATGGCTAATATTGCAACAGGTGATACTGACACTTCTTCCATTACAACGTCATCTTGGAATTTTGCATCAGATTCAGGACCAGGGCGGACAGCTAAATACGCAAGCAAGGAAAGCTACATCAGAGGAGGTTACAGTGAAAGCTCTCCCGTGTTAAGTTTTTCATGA
- the LOC133851508 gene encoding kinesin-like protein KIN-14E has translation MTIDMQPSMAQSVGTSRSSFSSSNGIEDTPFHNSAAISNGDDYDSDTSNFAPPTPTTLSMAIPEELAGAIPLINRFQVEGFLRLMQKQIQSAGKRGFFSKKSVGLQVRFTFEDMLCFQKDSIPTSLLKINSDLVSRATKLFQIILKYTGVDSSDRVTSTSLDERIELVGKLYKHTLKRSELRDELFVQISKQTRNNPDRQYLVKAWELMYLCASSMPPSKDIGGYLSEYVHNVAHGVSADSEVQVLALNTLNALKHAVKAGPRHTIPAREEIEALLTGRKLTTIVFFLDETFEEITYDMATTVADAVQELAGIIKLSAYSSFSLFECRKVVTGSKSPDPGNEEYIGLDDNKYIGDLLAEFKAAKDRTKAEILHCKLTFKKKLFRESDEAVTDPMFVQLSYVQLQHDYILGNYPVGRDDAAQLSALQILVEIGFVDNPESCTDWNSLLERFLPRQIAITRAKREWELDILSRYRSMEHLTKDDARQQFLRILRTLPYGNSVFFSVRKIDDPIGLLPGRIILGINKRGVHFFRPVPKEYLHSAELRDIMQFGSSNTAVFFKMRVAGVLHIFQFDTKQGEEICVALQTHINDVMLRRYSKARSTASSSINGDLSNNFKPPSLEVHEKRVQDLSKALEESQKNVNQLLEDLRDKQKQEVKLQEELEELKESLRSDKQNLAKVTCDRDRLRSWCDEKDKALQAALLEKRSMEARLAKLGDLMIEKNTKKDLIGADTQLLQKLQDELKLRSEELHAAEDTIKKLVNEKISLEERISGLEKNKADEIDFIEKNFEQERKALKFQVLELEKKLEGVTQELAVVESTLAVRNCDLASLQNNLRELEELREMKEDIDRKNEQTAAILKMQGAQLAELEELYKEEQVLRKRYFNTIEDMKGKIRVFCRLRPLNEKETAEKERYVLTSLDEFTVEHPWKDDKAKQHIYDHVFDGSATQEDVFEDTRYLVQSAVDGYNVCIFAYGQTGSGKTFTIYGSENNPGLTPRATAELFKIIRRDGNKFSFSLKAYMVELYQDTLIDLLLPKNAKRLRLEIKKDLKGMVSVENVTVVSISTFEELWSIIQRGSEQRHTSGTQMNEESSRSHLILSIVIESTNLQTQSVARGKLSFVDLAGSERVKKSGSSGSQLKEAQSINKSLSALGDVISALSSGGQHIPYRNHKLTMLMSDSLGGNAKTLMFVNVSPAESNLDETYNSLMYASRVRSIVNDPSKNISSKEVARLKKLVAYWKEQAGRKGDDEEFEEIQEERPARDRTDGRHSM, from the exons ATGACGATTGATATGCAACCGTCTATGGCACAAAGTGTGGGAACTAGTAGGTCTTCCTTTAGCTCTAGCAATGGTATTGAGGATACTCCTTTCCACAACTCTGCTGCCATTTCAAATGGGGATGATTACGACAGTGATACTTCTAATTTTGCACCACC TACACCGACGACCCTTTCAATGGCTATTCCAGAAGAACTTGCTGGTGCTATACCCTTGATTAATAGATTCCAG GTGGAGGGATTTTTAAGGTTGATGCAGAAACAGATTCAGTCCGCTGGAAAACGCggatttttttctaaaaaatctgTAGGCCTACAAGTTCGATTCACATTTGAGGATATGCTATGTTTCCAAAAG GATTCTATACCAACTTCGCTACTCAAAATTAATAGTGACCTAGTAAGCCGAGCAACAAAACTGTTCCAGATAATTTTGAAGTACACGGGAGTTGATTCATCTGATCGGGTTACTTCGACAAGTTTAGATGAACGGATCGAGCTTGTTGGAAAATTATACAAGCATACTTTGAAACGTTCAGAGCTCCGAGATGAACTTTTTGTTCAGAtttcaaaacaaacaagaaataaTCCTGATAG GCAATACTTGGTCAAAGCATGGGAGTTGATGTATTTGTGTGCTTCTTCCATGCCTCCTAGTAAGGACATTGGTGGATATCTATCAGAGTATGTTCATAATGTGGCCCATGGTGTGAGTGCAGATTCCGAGGTTCAAGTGCTTGCATTAAATACATTAAATGCTCTGAAGCATGCTGTTAAGGCTGGTCCCAGGCATACAATACCAGCACGAGAGGAGATTGAGGCTCTTTTAACTGGTCGAAAACTTACAACTATAGTATTTTTCTTGGACGAAACTTTTGAAGAAATCACGTATGACATGGCAACCACTGTGGCTGATGCTGTTCAG GAGCTTGCAGGGATAATTAAACTGTCAGCATACTCTAGCTTTAGTTTGTTTGAATGCCGTAAAGTTGTTACTGGCTCTAAATCACCTGATCCTGGGAATG AGGAGTATATTGGATTAGATGATAACAAATACATTGGGGATCTGCTGGCAGAATTCAAGGCAGCAAAGGATCGAACTAAAGCAGAAATTTTGCACTGCAAACtgacatttaaaaaaaagctATTTCGTGAATCAGATGAAGCTGTGACAGATCCAATGTTTGTGCAATTGTCATATGTTCAA TTGCAACATGATTATATATTGGGAAATTATCCTGTTGGAAGAGATGATGCTGCACAGCTGTCTGCACTGCAGATCTTGGTTGAGATTGGATTTGTTGATAACCCTGAATCCTGCAC TGACTGGAATTCACTTTTGGAACGATTCCTTCCGAGACAAATTGCTATAACACGAGCAAAGCGGGAATGGGAATTGGATATTCTTTCTCGTTACCGTTCTATG GAACATTTGACAAAAGACGATGCGAGACAACAATTTCTGCGAATATTGAGAACACTTCCCTATGGGAATTCAGTTTTCTTTAGTGTTCGTAAGATTGATGATCCTATTGGACTTCTGCCAGGACGAATAATTTTGGGCATTAATAAGAGGGGG GTTCATTTTTTCCGCCCAGTTCCAAAGGAGTATCTACATTCTGCCGAGTTACGAGACATAATGCAATTTGGTAGTAGCAATACTGCTGTTTTCTTTAAGATGAGAGTTGCAGGCGTTCTTCATATATTTCAGTTTGATACCAAGCAG GGAGAAGAAATATGCGTTGCTCTCCAAACGCATATAAATGATGTCATGTTGCGCCGTTACTCTAAAGCCCGGTCTACTGCTAGTAGTTCGATTAATGGAGATCTTTCTAACAACTTTAAACCTCCTAGCTTGGAAGTGCATGAGAAACGTGTTCAAGATTTGTCTAAAGCTCTTGAAGAATCTCAAAAGAATGTTAATCAA ttgttGGAAGACTTGCGTGATAAGCAAAAGCAAGAAGTAAAACTGCAAGAAGAGCTAGAGGAATTGAAAGAATCCTTGAGATCTGACAAGCAAAACCTAGCAAAAGTTACTTGCGATCGTGATAGACTTAGATCATGGTGTGATGAAAAGGATAAGGCACTTCAG GCTGCACTGCTGGAGAAAAGGAGCATGGAAGCAAGGTTGGCCAAGTTGGGGGATCTTATGATAGAGAAGAATACCAAAAAAGATTTGATTGGGGCTGATACCCAG TTGTTACAAAAGCTCCAAGATGAGTTAAAGCTTCGTAGTGAGGAGTTGCATGCAGCAGAAGACACTATAAAGAAGCTGGTTAATGAAAAAATATCATTGGAAGAAAGGATATCTGGACTTGAAAAGAACAAAGCTGATGAG ATAGACTTTATTGAGAAAAACTTTGAGCAAGAACGTAAAGCCTTAAAGTTTCAAGTGCTTGAACTTGAAAAGAAGCTTGAAGGGGTCACACAAGAGTTGGCTGTTGTTGAGTCAACTCTTGCTGTCAGGAACTGTGATTTGGCTTCATTACAAAATAATCTAAGGGAATTAGAGGAATTGAGAGAAATGAAAGAG GACATCGATAGAAAGAATGAGCAAACTGCTGCCATTTTGAAGATGCAAGGGGCTCAACTTGCTGAGTTGGAAGAGCTTTATAAGGAGGAACAAGTTTTAAGAAAGCGCTATTTTAATACTATTGAAG ATATGAAAGGCAAGATCAGAGTTTTTTGTCGATTAAGACCTCTTAATGAGAAAGAGACTgctgaaaaagaaagatatgtaCTTACAAGTCTTGATGAGTTTACAGTTGAACATCCGTGGAAAGATGATAAAGCCAAGCAGCATATATACGATCATGTATTTGATGGCAGTGCTACCCAAGAAGACGTGTTTGAGGATACAAGG TATTTGGTGCAATCTGCTGTAGATGGGTATAATGTGTGCATATTTGCTTATGGTCAAACTGGTTCTGGAAAGACATTTACAATATACGGATCTGAAAACAATCCTGGACTTACTCCCCGAGCTACAGCAGaactatttaaaattataagacGAGATGGCAACAAATTCTCATTTTCATTGAAG GCATATATGGTGGAGTTATACCAAGATACACTTATAGATCTTCTTTTACCAAAAAATGCTAAACGCTTAAGATTGGAGATTAAGAAAGATTTAAAG GGCATGGTATCTGTAGAAAATGTGACGGTTGTATCGATTTCAACATTTGAGGAATTGTGGAGCATTATTCAAAGAGGATCTGAACAACGGCATACATCTGGAACTCAAATGAACGAAGAAAGTTCAAGATCTCATCTGATACTCTCAATTGTTATTGAAAGTACCAACCTTCAAACTCAGTCTGTTGCGAGAGGAAAG CTAAGTTTTGTGGATCTTGCTGGTTCAGAAAGAGTGAAGAAATCAGGCTCTTCTGGTAGTCAACTTAAGGAAGCTCAAAGCATCAATAAATCACTTTCAGCGCTTGGGGATGTTATTAGTGCATTGTCTTCTGGTGGTCAACACATACCTTATAGGAATCACAAGTTAACAATGTTAATGAGTGATTCACTTGGTGGTAATGCCAAAACACTCATGTTCGTAAATGTATCACCAGCTGAATCAAACTTGGATGAGACATACAATTCCCTAAT GTATGCATCTAGAGTTCGATCAATTGTGAATGATCCAAGCAAAAATATTTCATCCAAAGAGGTAGCCCGATTGAAAAAGTTGGTTGCTTATTGGAAGGAGCAAGCTGGTAGGAAAGGCGATGATGAGGAGTTTgaagaaattcaagaagaaCGGCCAGCAAGAGATAGGACAGATGGCCGTCATTCTATGTAA